The proteins below come from a single Pandoraea apista genomic window:
- a CDS encoding DUF4088 family protein, whose amino-acid sequence MSRISLTLSDTALADLQKDFDAFVRISAAVDRHFTPPPFDDFLRARLLDSTVPLTEAAVAQLLAGGHYAWAKRTFDKQFPDVVSIILNQARQHGFYFVSRPEWTREDMSRQASRWAEGIVREAKGEERIVESLAGQIVSSAQDLRTLEATLQTPAWRTASVLRERVFDAKRSVETARSLQARERLGELRALLDLAVIYGSVGAQEAEQILDYLRVLRPELFNDDPSVLERFAAWLRRLLTPAMPRPAVVQEAPSPSASVDASHPNADTLQPPLTR is encoded by the coding sequence ATGAGCCGCATTTCGCTAACCCTCTCCGACACCGCACTGGCGGACCTGCAAAAGGACTTCGACGCCTTCGTGCGAATCTCCGCCGCCGTCGATCGTCACTTCACGCCCCCACCCTTCGACGACTTCCTGCGCGCCCGCCTGCTCGACAGCACCGTGCCGCTGACCGAGGCCGCCGTGGCGCAGTTGCTCGCGGGCGGTCACTACGCATGGGCCAAGCGCACGTTCGACAAGCAGTTTCCGGATGTCGTCTCGATCATCCTGAATCAGGCGCGTCAGCATGGGTTCTATTTCGTGTCCCGCCCCGAATGGACGCGCGAGGATATGTCGCGTCAGGCGAGCCGCTGGGCGGAAGGCATTGTGCGCGAAGCGAAGGGTGAAGAACGTATCGTGGAGTCGCTCGCCGGACAGATCGTCAGTTCGGCGCAAGACCTGCGCACGCTCGAAGCGACCTTGCAGACACCGGCATGGCGCACCGCGTCGGTGCTGCGCGAGCGCGTATTCGACGCCAAGCGCAGCGTGGAGACGGCACGGTCATTGCAAGCGCGCGAACGGCTCGGCGAGTTGCGCGCACTCCTCGATCTCGCGGTGATCTATGGTTCCGTCGGTGCTCAGGAGGCCGAACAGATTCTGGACTATCTGCGCGTGCTGCGTCCCGAGTTGTTCAACGACGATCCGAGTGTGCTCGAGCGATTTGCCGCGTGGCTGCGACGTCTGCTGACACCGGCCATGCCGCGCCCGGCAGTCGTGCAGGAAGCCCCCTCGCCTAGTGCGAGCGTCGATGCTTCGCATCCGAACGCCGACACCCTGCAACCGCCGCTCACGCGCTGA
- the egtD gene encoding L-histidine N(alpha)-methyltransferase, whose product MSQATQASAFVCPSLPENAFATDVLAGLGHTPKSLPSVWLYDQRGSELFEEITGLDEYYQTRTETALLGECAAAIADVVGPDAVVVEFGSGSSRKTPLLLDALVTPRAYVPVDIAGDFLDDAVAALAQRCPGIPMLPVRADFTRPFRLPPQLQATQGPRLGFFPGSTIGNFAPGQAAAFLAHVGKMLGPRRRMVVGVDACKDPAVLLPAYDDARGVTAQFDLNVLARINRELDGDLPLDAFRHEARFNAAASRIEMHLVAQRAFQASVLDHRFTFMTGESIHTENSYKYGQAEFRALASSAGWDVERIWLDARSRFAVYLLRPAVGG is encoded by the coding sequence ATGTCGCAAGCTACCCAAGCCTCGGCGTTCGTTTGTCCGTCACTGCCGGAAAACGCTTTCGCCACCGATGTGCTCGCCGGCCTCGGCCACACCCCGAAGTCGCTCCCCAGTGTCTGGCTCTACGATCAGCGCGGCAGCGAACTGTTCGAAGAGATCACCGGCCTCGACGAGTACTACCAGACACGCACCGAAACGGCGCTGCTCGGCGAGTGCGCCGCAGCGATTGCCGATGTCGTCGGCCCGGACGCCGTCGTCGTCGAATTTGGCAGCGGCTCCAGCCGCAAGACGCCGCTGCTGCTCGACGCTCTCGTCACCCCACGCGCTTACGTGCCGGTCGACATTGCCGGCGACTTCCTCGACGATGCCGTCGCGGCGCTGGCACAACGCTGTCCCGGTATTCCCATGTTGCCGGTGCGCGCCGACTTCACCCGGCCATTCCGCCTGCCGCCGCAATTACAAGCTACGCAGGGGCCGCGTCTCGGCTTCTTCCCCGGCTCGACGATCGGGAACTTCGCCCCCGGACAAGCCGCCGCGTTTCTCGCGCACGTCGGCAAGATGCTTGGCCCGCGCCGGCGCATGGTCGTTGGCGTCGACGCATGTAAAGACCCCGCAGTGCTGTTGCCCGCCTATGACGACGCGCGCGGCGTGACCGCACAGTTCGATCTGAACGTACTCGCACGCATCAACCGCGAACTCGACGGCGACCTGCCGCTCGACGCCTTCCGCCACGAAGCCCGCTTCAACGCGGCGGCGAGCCGTATCGAGATGCATCTGGTCGCGCAGCGTGCCTTTCAGGCGAGCGTGCTCGACCATCGATTCACGTTCATGACGGGCGAGTCCATCCATACCGAGAATTCCTACAAGTACGGTCAGGCGGAATTCCGTGCCCTGGCAAGTTCCGCCGGATGGGACGTCGAGCGCATCTGGCTCGATGCGCGCTCGCGTTTCGCCGTCTACCTGCTGCGCCCCGCCGTCGGCGGCTGA
- the egtB gene encoding ergothioneine biosynthesis protein EgtB yields the protein MTLPCCTSQAEAPSGTSQNTPRSRTARDGPPPHVPAAPQALPARYDTVRAASVAFAQGLSDADATVQSMPDASPIKWHLAHTTWFFETFLLGESGTLSGRRYRPFDPRFAYLFNSYYEAAGPRHPRPQRGLLTRPTLDDVLRYRQHVDAAMHECLLHADLPADVHALVTLGLHHEEQHQELMHTDLLHLFAQNPLRPAHRRAPPSSAREIAAPLHWIAHDGGQHRIGHSGDSDESGDANGHFAFDCETPAHDVLLRPFAIASRVVTNGEWRAFIEDGGYRMAGLWLSDGWATVQREGWGHPLYWELHDGEWQSMTLAGMQPVDDNAPVRHVSYFEADAFARWAGKRLPTEQEWEVAASAASPTQHAMTQCYGPVWQWTASPYVAYPGFRTAAGAVGEYNGKFMCGQFVLRGGSLATPPGHARATYRNFFYPHQRWQFCGLRLAEDR from the coding sequence ATGACCCTCCCCTGTTGTACGTCGCAAGCCGAGGCGCCCTCCGGCACCTCTCAGAACACCCCTCGCTCGCGCACCGCACGCGATGGCCCGCCGCCTCACGTACCGGCAGCGCCGCAAGCGCTGCCTGCCCGCTACGACACTGTGCGCGCGGCGTCGGTTGCCTTCGCGCAGGGCCTCTCGGACGCCGACGCCACCGTGCAGTCGATGCCCGACGCGAGCCCCATCAAGTGGCATCTCGCCCACACCACCTGGTTTTTCGAGACGTTTCTGCTCGGTGAGTCAGGCACCCTGTCCGGCAGACGCTACCGCCCCTTCGACCCGCGCTTCGCCTATCTTTTCAATTCGTATTACGAAGCCGCCGGCCCGCGCCATCCACGCCCGCAACGCGGCTTGCTCACGCGGCCCACGCTCGACGACGTGCTGCGCTATCGTCAGCACGTCGACGCCGCCATGCACGAATGCCTGTTGCACGCCGATCTGCCGGCAGACGTCCATGCACTCGTCACTCTCGGGCTGCATCACGAAGAGCAGCATCAAGAGCTGATGCACACCGACCTGTTGCATCTTTTTGCGCAGAATCCGCTTCGCCCGGCACATCGGCGAGCGCCGCCATCGTCTGCCCGTGAAATTGCCGCGCCACTGCACTGGATAGCGCACGACGGCGGGCAGCATCGCATCGGGCACTCCGGCGACTCCGACGAATCGGGCGATGCCAACGGGCATTTCGCGTTCGACTGCGAAACGCCCGCGCACGATGTGTTGCTGCGCCCCTTTGCGATCGCGTCGCGCGTGGTGACGAACGGCGAGTGGCGGGCATTCATTGAAGACGGCGGTTATCGCATGGCGGGCCTCTGGCTGTCCGACGGCTGGGCAACGGTGCAACGCGAGGGCTGGGGGCATCCGCTGTACTGGGAGTTGCACGACGGCGAATGGCAGTCGATGACGCTCGCCGGCATGCAGCCCGTTGACGACAACGCGCCCGTGCGGCACGTCAGCTATTTCGAAGCCGACGCCTTTGCTCGCTGGGCAGGTAAGCGACTGCCGACAGAACAAGAGTGGGAGGTGGCGGCAAGCGCTGCCTCGCCAACGCAGCATGCCATGACGCAATGCTATGGCCCGGTCTGGCAATGGACGGCAAGTCCGTACGTCGCCTATCCCGGATTCCGGACGGCAGCGGGGGCTGTCGGCGAATACAACGGCAAGTTCATGTGCGGACAGTTCGTGCTGCGCGGCGGATCGCTCGCCACGCCGCCGGGTCACGCACGCGCTACGTATCGCAACTTCTTCTACCCGCATCAGCGCTGGCAATTCTGCGGCCTGAGACTCGCGGAGGACCGCTGA
- a CDS encoding chromate transporter yields MNTLIDLFLHGSLWSLLAVGGTNVTLADIHRYAVETRHWITDAQFVTFFSLAQAAPGPNGMAVTLIGLQAAGLPGALTSTFAKCAPSSLLAYLVGGWVDRHEQSPWVRAVRRGLAPITVGLLAASSALLAREIDVNVARGLVTLVAVAVTLRTRWNPLWLIAAGSLLGLTGWLM; encoded by the coding sequence ATGAACACACTCATCGACCTGTTCCTGCACGGCTCGCTCTGGTCGCTGTTGGCCGTGGGTGGCACCAACGTCACACTGGCGGATATTCACCGTTACGCCGTCGAGACCCGCCACTGGATCACCGACGCCCAGTTCGTCACCTTCTTTTCACTCGCTCAGGCTGCCCCGGGGCCCAACGGCATGGCCGTTACGCTGATCGGACTGCAAGCCGCAGGGCTGCCCGGCGCGCTGACCTCGACATTCGCCAAATGTGCGCCAAGCTCGCTGCTCGCCTATCTTGTCGGCGGATGGGTCGACCGGCACGAACAATCCCCGTGGGTGCGCGCCGTTCGGCGGGGACTGGCACCGATCACCGTCGGGCTGCTCGCCGCCAGCAGCGCTTTGCTCGCGCGCGAAATCGACGTCAACGTTGCACGAGGGCTCGTAACGCTCGTGGCCGTTGCCGTCACCTTGCGCACCCGCTGGAACCCGCTGTGGCTCATCGCCGCCGGCAGCCTGCTCGGGCTCACCGGCTGGCTGATGTAG
- a CDS encoding chromate transporter, with protein sequence MASPDVASPGHRPTCWQLAVAFGTVGATGFGGVLPWARRMVVDQRRWLTDREFAELLPLAQLLPGPNVANIATVLGRRFRGPRGAAAAVAGLYFCPTIVIILIGFAYARWGQTALVQHLLSGLMPAATGLVIATALRLLAGLQRHWTTLAFAAATFIGSFVFGLPLLLVLGVLGPCAILSAYRLARLERPTP encoded by the coding sequence ATGGCATCCCCGGATGTCGCGTCCCCCGGACATCGGCCCACCTGCTGGCAACTGGCCGTGGCCTTCGGCACCGTGGGTGCGACAGGCTTCGGCGGCGTGCTGCCATGGGCGCGTCGTATGGTGGTCGATCAACGCCGCTGGCTCACCGACCGTGAATTCGCCGAACTATTGCCGCTCGCCCAACTGCTGCCCGGGCCGAATGTCGCCAACATCGCCACCGTTCTGGGACGCCGCTTCCGTGGACCGCGCGGCGCCGCCGCCGCCGTCGCCGGCCTCTACTTCTGCCCCACCATCGTCATCATTCTGATCGGCTTTGCTTATGCCCGATGGGGACAAACCGCTCTCGTCCAGCATCTGCTCTCCGGCCTCATGCCGGCTGCCACCGGGCTGGTGATCGCCACGGCGCTGCGTCTGCTGGCCGGGCTGCAACGCCACTGGACCACCCTGGCCTTCGCCGCCGCAACCTTCATCGGCAGTTTCGTGTTCGGCCTGCCCCTGCTGCTCGTGCTCGGCGTGCTCGGCCCCTGCGCGATTCTCTCCGCCTACCGATTGGCGCGTCTGGAACGACCCACCCCATGA
- a CDS encoding cation diffusion facilitator family transporter, whose protein sequence is MDRHAAARHSALVSVWVNFCLSIAQIAVGLLARSQALVADGIHSLSDLISDFVVIAANRQSRLAPDANHPYGHYRFETAASLFLGLLMLAVSAGIGWNAIVRLSDVASIPVVHASAVWTAALALVAKELLFRYMLGVGRRVGSGMLVANAWHARSDAASSLVVLVGIAANSLGFPIGDPIASLIVAALVARMGASIGWSAMSDLMDHAAGDEEISAIELAVAGVSGVQGFHDLRTRTVGDFVLVDIHIEVDESLSVKEGHQIAESVQRKVKTIPKVLDVMTHVDPVPVLTR, encoded by the coding sequence ATGGATCGTCATGCCGCCGCAAGGCACAGTGCGCTAGTCAGCGTTTGGGTTAATTTTTGTCTATCGATCGCTCAAATTGCAGTCGGGCTTCTAGCCCGATCGCAGGCATTGGTGGCGGACGGCATTCACTCGCTTTCCGACCTGATATCCGACTTTGTCGTCATTGCCGCCAATCGCCAAAGCCGGCTGGCGCCCGATGCCAATCACCCGTACGGTCATTATCGATTTGAAACGGCGGCGTCGCTGTTTCTCGGCCTATTGATGCTCGCGGTGTCGGCCGGCATCGGCTGGAACGCCATTGTCCGTTTGTCGGATGTCGCCTCGATTCCTGTCGTGCACGCCTCAGCCGTATGGACGGCCGCACTTGCATTAGTCGCGAAAGAATTGCTCTTCCGTTACATGCTCGGCGTGGGTCGCCGAGTCGGTTCCGGAATGCTGGTGGCAAATGCATGGCACGCACGATCGGACGCGGCTTCGTCGCTCGTCGTGCTAGTCGGTATTGCCGCGAATTCGCTTGGGTTTCCGATCGGTGACCCCATCGCTTCGCTGATCGTTGCCGCGCTCGTTGCGCGCATGGGCGCGAGCATTGGTTGGTCGGCGATGAGCGATCTGATGGATCACGCGGCAGGCGATGAGGAGATCTCGGCAATCGAACTGGCTGTCGCAGGCGTGAGCGGGGTGCAGGGATTCCACGATCTTCGTACACGCACGGTGGGCGATTTTGTTCTGGTCGATATCCACATCGAGGTGGACGAATCGCTGTCGGTCAAAGAAGGACACCAGATCGCGGAATCGGTCCAGCGCAAAGTCAAAACCATCCCCAAGGTGCTCGACGTGATGACGCACGTAGACCCGGTGCCGGTGCTCACTCGGTAG
- a CDS encoding cytochrome b, giving the protein MDGMVKKRTEFDLVAKAFHWGMALLLVVQYTVAWTMPHIGKGTLPVGLVAWHLSIGTALLAMLLARLLWRLSHPVNHVSTSPLLNALAGAGHISLYLLLLAVPVMGWVNASSRGYDARLFGSVPLPSLSTTGSALGHSMGDIHVYASYALIGFVALHVLAALYHHWVLKDGVLQRMLPLRRSGQR; this is encoded by the coding sequence ATGGATGGTATGGTGAAAAAACGGACGGAATTTGACCTTGTTGCCAAGGCGTTTCATTGGGGCATGGCCTTGCTCCTCGTGGTTCAGTACACGGTAGCCTGGACCATGCCGCACATTGGCAAGGGAACACTGCCGGTTGGACTGGTGGCGTGGCACTTGTCCATTGGTACCGCATTGCTGGCGATGTTGCTGGCCCGATTATTGTGGCGTTTGTCGCACCCGGTGAATCACGTATCGACATCACCCCTGCTGAACGCACTTGCGGGGGCGGGCCACATTTCACTCTATTTATTGTTGCTAGCCGTGCCCGTCATGGGATGGGTCAACGCTTCGTCGCGAGGGTACGACGCGCGCCTGTTCGGCAGTGTTCCGCTCCCTTCTCTGTCGACGACAGGGTCGGCTCTCGGCCACTCTATGGGAGACATCCACGTTTATGCGTCGTATGCGCTGATCGGGTTCGTTGCCCTTCATGTACTCGCGGCCTTGTACCACCATTGGGTGTTGAAGGACGGCGTCTTGCAACGCATGCTCCCGCTGCGTCGTTCAGGACAGCGGTAA
- a CDS encoding alpha/beta fold hydrolase: MRKLLSFLLLIVSLHALPAAADAFSFPADFKHQTIATNGANIYVRVGGHGPAVVLLHGYGETGDMWAPLAAKLAANHTVVVPDLRGMGLSDHPPAGYDKRNEARDIAGVLDTLQIGKVDVVAHDIGNMVAYAFAAEQPERVTKLVLMDAPIPGVGPWEEILKSPLLWHFRFGGPDMERLVKGRERIYLDRFWNEFSADPKHFNEASRRHYTQFYALPGAMHSGFEQFHAFDQDTIDNRAFLTKGPLPMPVLAIGGEKSFGTMMETVAQAAASNVQGVVVPNAGHWLMEEQPQATMAAIMAFLQ; this comes from the coding sequence ATGCGGAAGCTTCTCTCGTTTCTCTTGTTGATCGTCTCTCTTCACGCGCTCCCGGCGGCGGCCGACGCGTTTTCATTCCCCGCCGATTTCAAACATCAGACCATCGCGACCAATGGCGCCAATATTTATGTGCGCGTCGGCGGTCACGGACCCGCAGTTGTCTTGCTGCACGGTTATGGGGAGACCGGCGACATGTGGGCGCCACTTGCTGCAAAGCTCGCTGCGAATCACACGGTCGTTGTCCCCGATCTTCGCGGCATGGGGCTTTCCGACCATCCCCCCGCGGGCTACGACAAGAGGAACGAGGCACGCGATATTGCCGGCGTGCTGGATACCCTGCAAATCGGTAAGGTCGATGTGGTGGCCCACGACATCGGCAACATGGTGGCCTACGCCTTTGCCGCAGAGCAGCCTGAGCGCGTGACAAAGCTCGTGCTCATGGACGCACCCATTCCCGGCGTTGGCCCCTGGGAGGAAATCCTGAAGAGCCCGTTGCTCTGGCACTTCCGTTTCGGCGGCCCGGATATGGAGCGGCTGGTCAAGGGACGCGAGCGAATTTACCTCGACCGTTTCTGGAACGAGTTTTCGGCAGATCCGAAGCATTTCAATGAAGCTTCGCGTCGGCATTACACACAGTTCTATGCGCTGCCCGGCGCCATGCATTCCGGCTTCGAGCAGTTTCACGCCTTCGATCAGGACACGATCGACAATCGGGCGTTCCTGACCAAAGGACCGTTGCCAATGCCGGTACTCGCTATCGGAGGGGAGAAATCGTTTGGCACGATGATGGAGACGGTCGCCCAAGCGGCGGCGAGCAACGTGCAAGGCGTTGTAGTTCCGAATGCCGGCCACTGGTTAATGGAAGAACAACCGCAAGCAACCATGGCTGCCATTATGGCGTTCCTTCAGTAA
- a CDS encoding c-type cytochrome gives MLATLVAPVVAAPDIEAGKALFASRCASCHSVGPMAASGFGPQLNGLANRRAGSLADFEYSKEMKQSGLVWDDKTLAAFIANPGKTVPGTKMRFWGIGNERKVADLIAYLHTFK, from the coding sequence GTGCTCGCAACGCTCGTCGCACCGGTCGTCGCCGCACCGGACATTGAGGCGGGAAAAGCGCTGTTCGCGTCGCGTTGTGCGTCGTGCCATTCGGTCGGGCCGATGGCAGCGTCGGGATTCGGGCCGCAGCTCAACGGCCTGGCCAACCGGCGCGCTGGCAGTCTTGCGGACTTCGAATACTCGAAGGAGATGAAGCAGTCTGGCCTTGTATGGGACGACAAAACGCTTGCCGCCTTCATTGCGAATCCCGGCAAGACGGTACCCGGTACGAAAATGCGCTTCTGGGGGATTGGCAACGAACGCAAAGTCGCCGATCTGATCGCTTACTTGCACACGTTCAAGTAA
- a CDS encoding DUF6622 family protein, whose product MSFAFVSHVPLWVWWLFIVLVALGLAATRTQQKPLWAALAMPLVMTGVSAYGAATTFTTALPASIAWVSAVAIAVALRAALGWRGSVSWIPATRRVRMPGSWLPLVWMLAIFVLKFAVAVSMAIHPDLKSNGGFAAWICLWYGAFSGIFLGRVLAIRRAIRNASVAGEASLAV is encoded by the coding sequence ATGTCGTTTGCCTTTGTCTCTCACGTTCCCCTTTGGGTCTGGTGGCTGTTTATCGTGCTGGTCGCACTCGGACTGGCCGCGACACGCACGCAGCAAAAGCCGCTGTGGGCGGCACTCGCAATGCCGCTGGTCATGACGGGGGTGTCTGCCTACGGCGCGGCCACCACGTTCACGACGGCCTTGCCGGCATCGATCGCATGGGTGAGTGCCGTCGCCATTGCCGTCGCACTGCGCGCAGCGCTGGGGTGGCGGGGGAGCGTGAGTTGGATCCCGGCGACACGTCGCGTGCGAATGCCGGGCAGTTGGCTGCCGCTAGTCTGGATGCTGGCGATTTTCGTGTTGAAGTTCGCTGTCGCCGTCTCGATGGCGATTCATCCCGACCTGAAGTCGAACGGCGGATTCGCTGCGTGGATTTGCTTGTGGTATGGCGCGTTCAGCGGCATTTTCCTCGGACGTGTGCTGGCGATCCGGCGTGCAATACGCAACGCTAGCGTTGCCGGCGAGGCGTCGCTGGCGGTGTGA
- a CDS encoding transporter substrate-binding domain-containing protein, which produces MKLKTFKALFTQTCAAVLLGAMAHAAFADQLDDIRKAGKIRVAIAMGTPLYSFADANLQPAGSDVDTAKLLAQDLGVKLDIVSVTNAARVPTLQANRADIVVADLSITPERAQVIDFSIPYAVISIIVGGPKSMNIKGYEDLNGKRIGLTRATVNDTLTTQNAKGAQIVRYEDDATLITSMVTGQVDIFSSTPSNLGEMIKRAPEKNLELKFAQKEFDLGIALNKNQPALKDWINNWVKTNLKNGKLNAIYKKYHGRDLPDSVTKGAA; this is translated from the coding sequence ATGAAACTCAAGACGTTCAAGGCGTTGTTTACCCAGACCTGCGCCGCAGTCCTGCTCGGCGCCATGGCGCACGCCGCCTTTGCCGATCAGCTCGACGACATCAGGAAGGCGGGCAAGATTCGCGTGGCGATCGCCATGGGCACGCCGCTGTACTCGTTTGCCGATGCCAATCTGCAACCGGCAGGTTCGGACGTCGATACGGCCAAGCTGCTGGCGCAAGATCTCGGGGTGAAGCTCGACATCGTGTCCGTGACGAACGCCGCGCGCGTGCCCACACTGCAAGCGAACCGTGCCGATATCGTAGTGGCCGACCTCTCGATCACACCGGAACGTGCGCAGGTGATCGACTTCTCGATTCCGTACGCAGTCATTTCGATCATCGTCGGCGGGCCCAAGAGCATGAACATCAAGGGCTATGAAGACCTCAACGGCAAACGCATCGGCCTCACGCGTGCGACGGTCAACGACACGCTCACGACGCAGAACGCGAAAGGCGCGCAGATCGTCCGCTATGAAGACGATGCCACACTGATTACCTCGATGGTGACCGGGCAGGTCGACATCTTCTCGAGCACGCCGTCGAACCTTGGCGAGATGATCAAACGCGCTCCGGAAAAGAACCTCGAACTGAAGTTTGCACAGAAGGAATTCGATCTGGGTATCGCACTCAACAAGAATCAGCCGGCACTCAAGGACTGGATCAACAACTGGGTGAAGACCAATCTGAAGAACGGCAAGCTCAACGCGATCTACAAGAAGTACCACGGCCGCGATCTGCCGGATAGCGTGACGAAGGGTGCAGCGTAA
- a CDS encoding amino acid ABC transporter ATP-binding protein, with the protein MSAIVKVNQIHKRFGDNPVLKGVSFEVERGKMVAIIGASGSGKSTALRCIDRLETIDEGTIEVCGIRVEDPKIDLHQLRREVGIVFQSYNLFPHLSVRENIMLALRHVKRLARSEAEEVAKRVLAQVGLSDKADSYPEQLSGGQQQRVAIARSLAMSPKVMLFDEVTSALDPQLTGEVLRVMEDLAADGMTMLLVTHEMAFAKRVADQIIYMHQGKVWEVGPGEMLDNPQTPELRAFLANGL; encoded by the coding sequence ATGTCGGCAATCGTTAAGGTCAACCAGATTCACAAGCGCTTCGGCGACAACCCGGTGCTCAAGGGCGTGTCGTTCGAAGTGGAGCGCGGCAAGATGGTCGCCATCATCGGTGCCAGCGGCTCGGGCAAGAGCACCGCGCTGCGCTGCATCGACCGCCTTGAGACCATCGACGAAGGCACGATCGAGGTGTGCGGCATTCGCGTGGAAGATCCGAAAATCGACCTTCACCAACTGCGCCGCGAGGTGGGCATCGTCTTCCAGAGCTACAACCTGTTTCCTCACCTGAGCGTGCGCGAGAACATCATGCTTGCGCTGCGGCATGTGAAGCGCCTCGCGCGCAGCGAAGCGGAGGAAGTGGCTAAGCGAGTGCTCGCGCAAGTCGGTCTCTCCGACAAGGCCGACAGTTATCCCGAGCAACTCTCGGGCGGCCAGCAACAACGCGTGGCGATCGCGCGATCGCTCGCCATGTCGCCGAAAGTCATGCTGTTCGACGAAGTCACATCGGCACTCGATCCCCAACTCACCGGCGAAGTGTTGCGCGTGATGGAAGACCTGGCCGCCGACGGTATGACGATGTTGCTTGTCACGCACGAGATGGCGTTTGCCAAACGCGTGGCCGATCAGATCATCTACATGCATCAGGGCAAGGTGTGGGAAGTCGGTCCGGGCGAGATGCTCGACAACCCGCAAACGCCGGAACTGCGCGCGTTCCTCGCCAACGGGTTGTAA
- a CDS encoding amino acid ABC transporter permease yields the protein MIGNFSWTYFGYLVQSIGWTLVLSLIAFVLGSAGGFLVMLARISPRRWLRLPSQVFIEAIQGIPLLILLFIVYFGLSVYGFELPAIVAAALALMVYTSAYLGDIWRGCVEAMPRAQWEAAECLSLSRWQTLRLVIIPQAVRLSLPPTIGFLVQIIKMTSLASVIGFVELTRAGQIINNSIFQPFLVFSLVGVFYFVLCYPLSRWSASLEDRLNVGNR from the coding sequence ATGATCGGCAACTTTTCCTGGACCTATTTCGGATATCTGGTGCAGTCCATCGGCTGGACACTGGTGCTGTCGCTGATCGCGTTCGTGCTGGGCAGTGCCGGCGGCTTTCTCGTGATGCTCGCGCGCATTTCACCGCGCCGTTGGCTGCGCTTGCCCTCACAGGTGTTCATCGAAGCGATTCAGGGCATACCGCTGCTGATTCTGCTGTTCATTGTCTATTTCGGTCTGTCCGTGTACGGCTTCGAATTGCCCGCGATCGTGGCTGCCGCCCTCGCGCTGATGGTCTACACCAGCGCCTATCTGGGCGACATCTGGCGCGGGTGCGTCGAAGCCATGCCGCGCGCGCAGTGGGAAGCCGCCGAGTGCCTGTCGCTCTCGCGCTGGCAGACCCTGCGTCTGGTCATCATTCCGCAAGCCGTGCGCCTGTCGCTGCCGCCGACCATCGGCTTTCTCGTGCAGATCATCAAGATGACGTCGCTCGCGTCGGTGATTGGCTTCGTGGAACTGACCCGCGCCGGTCAGATCATCAACAACTCGATTTTCCAGCCCTTCCTCGTGTTCTCGCTGGTAGGGGTGTTTTATTTCGTGCTGTGCTACCCGCTCTCGCGCTGGAGCGCATCACTGGAGGACAGGCTCAATGTCGGCAATCGTTAA
- a CDS encoding amino acid ABC transporter permease: MHFSLNFAPLLPYWPVFLEGAWLTLKMTALSVVIGTAAGTLVAFAKRSRHRWLVRLCSIYIESVRNTPFLVQIFLLYFGLASLGVHMPTFAAAVIAMVINIGAYAAEIIRAGLESVPRGQIEAAECLGLSKWRIAWHVMLQPSIEKVYPALTTQFILMMQASAMASQISAEELTAVANTVQSDTFRSLETYIVVAALYLGLSLLVKLVAWAAGEYFFKRRRVVRRAAAQTAQASRRRAAASRAANANVTGSSGGNTAQRSVS, from the coding sequence ATGCATTTCTCGTTGAATTTCGCCCCGCTGCTTCCTTACTGGCCAGTTTTTCTCGAAGGTGCGTGGCTCACGCTCAAGATGACCGCGCTCTCGGTTGTGATCGGCACCGCTGCCGGCACGCTGGTCGCCTTCGCCAAGCGCAGCCGCCATCGCTGGCTCGTTCGCCTTTGCAGTATCTATATCGAGTCGGTGCGAAACACCCCGTTCCTCGTTCAGATCTTCCTGTTGTATTTCGGACTCGCCAGCCTGGGAGTACACATGCCGACGTTCGCCGCCGCGGTGATCGCGATGGTGATCAATATCGGCGCCTACGCGGCGGAGATCATCCGCGCCGGGCTGGAGTCGGTGCCGCGCGGTCAGATCGAGGCTGCCGAGTGTCTGGGGCTGTCGAAGTGGCGCATTGCGTGGCATGTGATGCTGCAACCGTCCATCGAGAAGGTGTACCCCGCGCTCACCACCCAGTTCATTCTGATGATGCAGGCCTCAGCCATGGCCTCGCAGATTTCCGCCGAAGAACTCACCGCCGTCGCCAACACCGTGCAGTCGGACACATTCCGCTCGCTTGAGACGTACATTGTGGTCGCCGCGCTCTACCTCGGCCTGTCGCTGCTGGTGAAGCTCGTGGCGTGGGCTGCCGGCGAGTACTTCTTCAAGCGCCGCCGCGTCGTGCGACGTGCCGCCGCGCAAACAGCACAAGCCTCGCGTCGCCGCGCCGCCGCTTCGCGTGCGGCCAACGCGAACGTGACAGGCAGCTCGGGCGGCAACACCGCACAACGGAGCGTCTCATGA